From the genome of Gemmatimonadota bacterium:
AGCAGCGCGAGTCCCACGATGACGCGCGCGGCGCGGTCCCAACCCGCTTCGTTGATCATGACGTCCTTCCAGGCTCGGTGGGTGGACGCCGGAGTGGCGTCCTCTAGGGGAGAGAGCCGGGGAGGGGTGCGGAGGATTCAGGGGGGAGCTGGAGGTGGGCCCATTGTGGCATGGAGTGTGTATGCATTCAAATGCATATTGCCTGAATGGCATACGAGATGAACCCTCCGACGCGAGGGATTGATCTGATGGCGACCAAGTTCCGTGAGATTCGTGAGCGCCTCACTCCCGAGAGACAGGAGCGCATCCGCGAGCGCACCAAGGAGCTTCTGGAGGAACTGCCACTCCAGGAGTTGCGCCAGGCGCGAGCCTGGTCGCAGGAGGAGCTGGCGGAAGTGCTCGGCCTGAACCAAGCGACGATCTCGAAGCTTGAACGTCGCACGGACATGTACTTGAGCTCGCTCCGTCGCTTCATCGAAGCGATGGGCGGAGAGCTCGAGATCACCGCCAGCTTCCCAGAAGGTCGGGTTCGGATCCAGCTCTTCGAAGACCTGGAGGCGGCCAGGCCCGCCAAGGGATAGCGGGCCTCCCTCCCGGAGATGTCCAAATTCCAGGACGTCCCGGCGACGGGAGGACGACCAGGGAGCGGCACGCGGCCGCGGGTGAACTGAGTCGGGAGGGGGCGGGGCACCGCGTCCATATTGGTGCCGATCCATAAGGTTCGGGCCCAAACCCTATTTTTGGGTCGCGCTTGGATAAGGCAGCTTCTCCTGGGAGGCGAGAGGCAGGCCGCCCGAACCCAATCCCCCGGCGCCTGGCACCTCCCCACCCCCGCAACTTAGGTTCGCCTAACACCGAGATCCGCTCGGGTCCCCCGCCCCGCGCATTCTGGACAGCCTCGTGATCGCAGCCACCCTGCTCGCCGC
Proteins encoded in this window:
- a CDS encoding XRE family transcriptional regulator, with the protein product MATKFREIRERLTPERQERIRERTKELLEELPLQELRQARAWSQEELAEVLGLNQATISKLERRTDMYLSSLRRFIEAMGGELEITASFPEGRVRIQLFEDLEAARPAKG